Within Zootoca vivipara chromosome 10, rZooViv1.1, whole genome shotgun sequence, the genomic segment GTAGAGGGAGGCGCGATGCTGGCGCAGGAAGCTGACCTCGGAGGGGGCCCCATTGGCTTGCGTGCTCAGCAGCTCCTTGCCGGCCAGGCGGGAGCCGACCTCCATGTTGAGAGCATAGCTGCTCATGCGCCCGCTGGCGCGGATGCTGCCCCATTTGCCTACAAGGGAGGGGGTGTCAGGTGGCGCCCAAGACTCCGCTCTCTCCTGCAGGCTGACCCTGGagcctgctgcccccctcccagccaGAGCTCTAGGCCAGGGGAAGGTGGCCCCAGCCATACCCACCCAGGAGACGGGACGCAGCGGCCCCGGCCAGCCGATCCTTACCTAGAAGGGGCCAAGAGGCAGGCCAAGCCAGGCGGAAAAGCATGCTGTGAGGCTCCGGAAGGGTTAGCACAGAGGGTGGGTtagactgcctgcctgcctgcctgcctgggggtGGGCACCAGTGGGGCGAGTTAGCAGTGTGAATGCCATGTCCCGGAGGTTAGTGCCCCGTACTGTACCTCGGGGGGAGAGGTGTCCCTTTGTTGCCAGGCTCTTGGGGCTGGAGAGGGTAATGAGCCTACCTCTGTGACCTAGGGCTGAGAGAGGACAGGACGGAGAGGCATCTCagcaagggtgggggggggaggaagagagggagcagCGATGGATGGCAGACGGATGTTTGTCCCCAATGGAGAGGGCAAGACAGATGGGCAGGCAAGATGGAGGGACGCAGCCAGAGGCGGCGGCTGTGAGCAACAGCCCTGGGGTGGCCGGGCCCCCTTCCGTCTGCTGGCTGATTGGAGaaggcccagcccagccccccagGAGCCAGACGGCCCTTCCGTGGCTACTCTACGGGGGCCGCACGCAGCATCTCACCTCCGCGGCTAAGTGGCCCTTCGTCCTTCCCTCCCATCACCTGCTTCATAAGAGATCCCAGCCTGGGCTGCCGCTTCTCAGAAGAATCTGTAGCACCAACAGAAGGTGGACGTTCCACACCCAAGGAAAGCAAACCAGCCCCAGAGCTGCAAGGCCTCTTCTCTCCCTGGGTCGTCCCCACCCAAAATCCGgcagggaccgggggggggggcactggccCCTCCCACAACATGCCCAATGGCCTCTCCCGGCAGAGCCAGAGGGCTGCTTGGCTCCAGAGGGCCGGTTGGGGCTCTTCTCTCCAGGATGGCTCAGACAGACgacaaatggaggggggggggctgatggggATGGCAAGGGCCCTCGCTGGCTGCTCCACCAGCAAGGATGGTATGGAGGCAATACAACAGCTGCACATGGACAAGACTCACCTGGGCCTGTGGCCCCATGGCCTGGCAGTCGAGGGGATGCTCTCTCCCGCTGCACGCCCAGGACCCCACCTACCGCAGCTGCCTCTGAGCccagggcagccccccccccaggccctcaCCTGAGCTGCTCATGTGGGCCGAGGTGAAGCCACTGAGCGTGTTGCGGCCTCCACTGTCGGCGTAGTGAGGCATGGAGTTGATGACGGCCTGCAGGTACTTCTCTTGCTCCAGGCTGGTGGAGTCGGCCTGAGAGGGACCTGAGAGGAGcagcagggaaggaaggggtcAGCCTCAGGGCCTcctcgggagggagggagggagggaggggggaggcagctgtACCTGTGGCAGGAGCATTCTGGGACTTGAAGAGGCCCGCCATGCCCTTCCCATGCAGCCCGCCTGAGCGCAAGAGGACCGCCTTGGTGCGCGAGTTCCGCCAGCAGACCACCGGGAAGCGGTTCTGGCGGTAGCAGCGCGAGATCCGCTGGATGGCATTGTCTTGGATACTCTGGGGGACAATGAGCAGCCCAGGGTAGctgcagggaagagagagagggatgggTGGAAGGATGGAAGGATGTAAGTTATTCTTCTTAAGTATTATTttagagaggaagagggggtgCGGCTGTCCACCGAAACACTTCTGTGCAACCTCCTGGGTGGTTATCTCCCAGTCAAGAGGCTCTGGGTCAGGACTAGCTTCCAGAGTGGACCCCTCTGCCCCAGAAGGCGCCGTGCGGCCATTTCAAGAGGCAAAACGGAATATGCAGCCCCACTTCCCCCCACCAAAAGCAGGGGCCCCACCAACAGACGGGGCCACAGTTGAGAGAAGGCCAGGAAATAGTGGGGCTGAGGAAGAGGAAACAGGGCATGGGCAGAAAACATTTCCCTGCAGAGGCGGCCTGTTCCCTGATCTGGATTGGGGCCTCAGAGTGCAGTCAGAGGAATCAGGCAGGTGgccagagagccccccccctcctcaagaagggggagcagggagggggcagagcaTCCCCAGCTGGAGGAAGAAGCTTGGACCATGGACACAGATACACCCCCTGGCATCCAGTCTGTGAATCCCCCTTGTCAGAAGCCCAACTCGCTCCTTTAGGGTGACAGATGGACGGACTGTGGGCGAGTGAGGAGCGCTAGGTGCCCTGTCCCTGGACCTTCACAGGGAGGCTAAAGGAGGAAGGTGCAGACCCCTCTTCTAGCCCAGAAGCCCACTGGCTCAGAGAACCTGCTGCTGAACTCCTCCTGATCCCGTGCCCAGACTCTGAATCCCAGGTCTCCCCTCAGCTGCCTGTctggcaagcatagctgccaagttatccctttttaaaagggattttcccttatgctgagtaggcttcctcgtgagaaaagggaaaacttggcagctatgctggcaagGGCCCCCcatggagacccccccccccgtgccctgCCCATGTTCTGGGCATCCTCCCCACTCACCTCCGACAGATGGCGTACATGCGGTTGACCGTGGAGATGCGGAAGGGCTCGTTCTTGGAGCGGGTCAGGCTGTTGCTCAGCGTCCCCAGGCCCAGGCGCTGGTAGTCGCGGCAACAGGCGCGCTCTACTAGGTGGCTCATGGTCATCTTGTCCGAGGGCCGGATGGTGGTGGACGGGGTCAAGGTGCTGCGGTCCACTTCTTCAGACACTGCAGTCAGCCAGGCAGGGTTGGGCAAAGCTCAGGAAGAGGACCCTCCACCCCAAGCAGCCCCCCCCGGGACCCAGGGCCACCCATACCTGAGATCTCGTCCTCATTGTCCTCCAGGAAGTGCTGCTGGTTCCCCCGCGCCTCCCAGGGAGGGGGCGTGTACTTCTTGCGCGTCACATACTGGCGGCCAATCGTCCTCTTGGCGTTCTTCACCAGGTTCCTGGAGATGGTCCTAAAGCAGGAAGAGGGTGAGAGCCAGTGAGCTCAACTGCAGGCTTGGTGGGGGTGCAAGAGAAACCCCGTCGTcagtgcctccccccacccccacccccagccagcaggagCAGAGCAAGGCAGAAGGTGGAGCAGCtgtggggtgaggggtgaggAGAGGGTGAAGGCCAGGAGAAAGGGCAgcgcagcccagcccagcccttctAGGAcacagaaagagggagggagctgTTTGGCTGGCAGGGGGGCCACACCAGCCCCAGCAGGCAAGACGGGGAGCTGGATGGGGCAGAAGAAAGCTGCTCCTTTCAGTCTTAAGCAGACCCTggaacagcagccagccagcgcAGGCTGGGGAGAGCCACATGGGGACAATGTCCCCCTGTACCCCAAAAGGGCCCCCAAGAGTTGGAGAGGACAGGGCACTGGCTGTGGGacggtggtagcagcagcagcaggcgggagggagggagggagggaggcgcctCTGGGGGGCCGGCTGCAGCCCCTGCTCCGTGCCCTGCTGCCTCCTCGTGTGGCTCAGGGGCCCCAGGGGCCCCAAGGAAACAACACCCGCCAGCAGAGCTtgcagcattgctgcctccaactgggcGCTGGTCACTAAAAAGGCACCACCCACCAGGGGGCGGGGGGTTCATCTCAGAGGCCAGCGAGACACTCACATGGGCCGCAGGCAGGACAAAGCCTGAAGCCAGAGACCCTCTAGGGAGCACCACCCAGCCCCACCCAGTCAGAGGGTCCTGCTTCTGAAGGGGGGACCCCCAAGTCTCCCTCCCCCAAACCTGAGCTATGCTCCTTCGGCACCTGCTCGCACCTGAGTGACGGGTTCTTCTCCTTGACTTTGGGCTGCAGGGCAGCCTTGCTCAGGTGGCCCACTGTGAAGGCAAAGGTGTCGGAGGCCTGCTGGGGGTAGCGCAGCTTATTGAGATGCTTCCGGAAGGTCTCTGCGCTCTCAGAGGCCACCTCCTCGTCAAAGGCAATGCGCAGCAACTGTGGGCCAAGGCAAGGCAGGGTCAGGTCTGGCGGAACTGGGCCAAGCTGACCCCAGCTCAGAGCACGGCTGCCCTCCTCTTGGGAGGGGCTCcgaggtgcctcccccccctccccccgggctcACCTGGAATGTGCAGGAGCGCAGCTGGAGCTGAGCGCAGCCCTCCGTGATGAACTGGTCCACCTGGGCCTGGACTGTGATCTTCTCCTCTTTGGTCAGGGAAGCGATGGGGAAGGAGCGGACCACCACCTGCTCCCCGACTGCAGAGAAAGAGGCAGCGTCAGCCCAGCTGGCGGCTCAAAGCTAGATGGGCGGCTCTGCTGCCAGAAGGGAGCTCAGCAAGTCCCCCAAGGACAGGGCCGGCCAGCAGTGAGagctccctctttccctccccataataatgatgatgtcatTACTGGGATCCCTCCCACCTGGCTCTCACCTAGTGGATCTGTTGGGGTGCCCTTGAAGATGACGCGGTAGGTGGTGAGGAAAATGGCGCCTTCGGCTGGAAGCAGGGGGGGtcctcccccagcccccccaGATGCCTCTTCCCTGCCATCCGGCATGAGGTAGACGCGCAGCCCCTCCATCACGCTCTCTTCGCCCATCAGCAGGCTGGGCCGGAGCAGCTTgggctgcaagaagccaagcgGGAAGCGGGGATGGAGCCAGGGCTGGGCAGGAATCTCCCTGCCCTGACCCCACAGCTCCTCGGAGGAGCCCCTGAGTGGAacagcccctccccaccccacccttcttgCTCAGGACCCCCACCCTCACCTTCTGTATTGGGGGGAGCCTCTTGCTTTCCCTTTGCACGGCATCCAGGGTCTCAATGTGCATCTGGACAAtgtctggggggagggaggagggcagggtCACAGGCGGAAGAGAGAGGAGACCCCACTGACCCCACTCGGCACcagagggtggggggcagagcaccTACCGGGGATCATGACATGCAGCCCCTTGAGGTGCTCGTTGGTGACGCCGCTCTCGGTGCAGACCTTGTCCACAAAGCGGTTGATGAAGCGCACCACGTAGTTGGCCACGTCCGAGCTCTCTGCCTCCTCAAAGCCACTCTCCGTGTCGTAGCTGTCGGCCACGCTTCCTGCGATGCTGGCGAGGCAGAGGGGAGGCTGAACTCCTCTGGGGCCAGGACTGCCCTCCCCACGGCCGAGacgcctcctctccccctcctagGTGCCTCCCCGGCCGAGCCCCACAGGCTACCTGTTAGTGATGAAGCTGTTGCTGACGCTCTCGGCATCGCCCAGGCCGGAGCCGCGCAGGAGCCGGTTCTTGCTGGTGTCGAGGGGCAGGAGCAGGTAGCTCATGCGGTTGGCGTAGTGAATGGCCTGGCTGAAGACCGTGCTCTCCTCCTTCTGGATCAGCTCCTGCTGTTTCTCCCGGCTCACAGTGGGCCACAGGCGACATTGCTCAGCCGCAATCTCCAGGGCCGACTTCTCCTCTTGCGATGGCCCTTCCTCATTTGcctgggagggggagcaggaaaACCATTGTCCACAGCCCACGGGCACACACCGCCCCCGCCCCAGGCCCCCTTCTCCCCTGCTTCTTTCCTTACCTTCTCCACGTGGTTCTCCCCCTCGTCCTCGATTCCCTCCAGGTACAGAGCCCGGATGTGGTTCTGCACGTCAGAGTAGAACATGGCCTCCCAGAACTGGATGTTGGTCCACACCAAGTGCTCCTGCACACAGCTGTAGGCAAACTGGGTGATCCCTGGGCTCAGTTtctggggtgggaagaggaggaggaggcagcttgcgtAAAGGCCACAAGCTCACTAGCCCAGCCACCTTCATCTTGGGCCAGCTTGGGCCCAAGggagccctctccccaccaggCCCAAGGGCTACTCACGCGGCAGAAGGCAGTCACCAACGGCAAGAGCGCAGCCGCCACCCCATGTTCGTCTGAAGCACTGCAGTCCTGAGGCGGACAGGAGGGGAAGTCAGCATGGAACCCCGGAGAGtccagagcctcccccccccggcccggccgctccctccctccctgggcccCATCCCACCTGCAAGCAGCAGTTCATCATGCGGacgatgaagtcaaactgctggtgGTCCAGCACCGCCCGGTTCTGCTGCACGTGGAGGTTCAGCTCTTGGGTCAGGCAGTGGCGGGCAGCCCGGCTCTTCATGGCACGGAGGACGGCCGGGAGGAGCTGCAAGGCGGCAAGAGCAGCGCTGAGGTGGGGGCCCAAAGGGGCGAGGCCAGCCCACCCTGCGCTGCCCAGGGacctcccaaacacacacacacacacacacacacacacacagtaccacCCCCCCACCAGAGTGAGGCTCCAAATCGTCCATACAAGAAAGCTgagagacagagggggggggctggctttTCATTTCCCACCAACTGCAAGGGGAGGTCTGGCAGCACACGGAGGCCCCCAAGTGAaacctgccagtcagtggagaagCAATGAAAGTGGGCAGAAGGAGAGAGCCAGAAGAGCTGGATTCTGCCTCCTCCGCAGGCCCCTCTTGGGGGAAAGGGGCTGGAAGGCTCCCAGGAGCTCACCTTCTTGGCctccagcatcttgctctcaAAGACATAGGAGATGCAGTTCCTGACCACCTCCAGCCGGCGGGCGCTGTTGGCCAAGATGATGCCATTGCGGTCCATGATGGCCCctggggggagaaggaagatgCCCGTCCCCATCACGGCCCCTTCCCTGCTGCATCTTGGACACACCCTACAtggggggcaggaagaggagcCTCCGCAGGGCAATGGACAGAACCACAGGGTTCTGCAAGGCTCAGGGATGGAAGAAGAGGGCCAGCAGGCCTATGAGGCTGCCATGGCCTCCTCCGGAGATCGCAAGCACTGGTCCTTTCAGAGCCCTGGTTCCAAGTCAGAGGCCCAGAGAGAGGCTCCGCTGGCACTCCTGCTCCTGACCACTCTCCAAGGGGCCAGCGGCCATCCAAGGAGCAGACAAGCATCTCCAGGgaccacagctgccaagtctcccgtttttaacgggaaacccccgtttttaaagccatttatcactgttatcccgaatggcgaaatatcccgtaattcccccggattttcaaagcagctcctgccggccagggaggttccttctgcgcatgtctggacatgcacagaaccgatttcgggtgccactctgcccatgtctgggcactggaaaccgggcagtgccggcaccggaagtcgcttctacgcatttccagacatgcgtagaagcgacttccggtgccgtgccgctgctgatcccggatttttcactCCGGGAGTTGACGGGTATGCCAGGGACCCAGGCAACCCACAAGACTTCCctgcccacagcaccacctagagGCAGGGGCAAGACTCTGCATGCTCCACATACCCAGGGGAGGCCCAGACGGCACCATGCACTTCTTCTCTGCCTTGACTAAGGGGGGAGCCGTTTGCAGCTTGGCTGTTGCCTGGTCAACGATCCACTGGATGGTGCCTTCATCCAGGCGAGGGAAAGGCCGCTGGTGCAGGCGCAGGTGGCAGCCTTCCGTAGGCTTCTGTACTTTGTGCATCGTCACAGCAGGATACGGGTTCTCCTGGGCAAGCaaaaccaggggagggggggtaatCAAGGAGGCTCTGAAGGAGGCCCTCCCTCCTGAGCTCAAGCTCAAGGGTAGAGAGCAGCAGCACAGCCTTGCTCAGCTGccatgggggagaggaggaggaggaggaggaggaggaagggctgcCACTTGGGGAGAAGAGGGGCTGCTGGATGTGGCAGGAAGGGATTCCAGCAAAGTCTGTGGTGCAAGCTGGCCCCCCGCTGCCTGTTCCACTGTGTGCCAGGGACAAAGGGACAGAATTACcccaagcttgggggggggcatcatctGCACACACAACACCCACGTACGTTTTTGTACAGGTGCTCTGCCAGTTCCTTGATGTGGCGCCGCACCCTGGCCTGACTCCCTTCGTCCGCCTGCATCCGCTTCGCTTCATTGGCCACCAGCTaagagagggaaagggcgggaggAGAGAAGGACTGGGTGACTGGACCTTGTGGCCGTGGAGGGCCCAGGGGGAGATCTCCTCCAGCCGCCACTCCTCACCTCATCAAACAGGTCAATCTCTCGGTAGGGGGGCCCCCTCTCCGTCACAAAGCCAGCGAAGGCCATGCCCTCCAGCACCTTCGGAAGGAAGTCATCTTCCACCAGCCCCCTCTGCCCTAGGAAGGCTGCCTAGAccgagggagaggaagaggcacTGGTGGGTCTTGTGGGAAGCATCTCAAAGCCGCTTCACAATGCAATCAAAACACAGGCAGAACAGCTGCACATCTAGAAAGCCATTTCAAATCCCAGAGAGACACCGACTGAAAGAGGATCTTCCCCATGCGCCCAACAGGCAACAGGGATGGTTAGGATGGAGCCCTCGATGCTTGTCCAACTCCGGAAAGACAAGGTTTGCCAGCCTGGCGTGCAGAGcgggagagccagagcagcagtGGCTTCCGAAAGGGGGGCTCCTGCTCTGTGGGCCCTCGCAAGGAGACTCCTGCCTCTGGCTTTGGACCCCTGAGCCACTGGACTTTTGTTCTTCATGTTGTGCAACCCACCCAAGAGCggagggtgaagggtgggcaacCCATGGCAaccctcctccgccccccccccttgctaccTTGTGAAAGCGAATGACTGGCTCCGGGTGGATGCGGATGATGTGGAGGCACCAGCGGTAGCCCTGGAGCAGCTGTGCAAATAAGCGGAGGAAGACAGCCCGGATCTCCTTGTCCTGCAGCCCAAgacggaggaaggggaaacggtCAAGCAGGGGGAGCTGGCTGAGGAGGGCAGCTTCGGCCAGAGGACAGGACGATGGGCTCTGCAGCACCAACGGCTGCTCCTCCAAAAAGGGTGCTCACGCCTTCCCCTGGCCGGCTCTTCCTGGCTGTGGGAGTGAAGGGGCTCTGCACTCCCCACCcagaagaacacaaaaagagcctgctgttgttgctgcggctgctgctgctggatccagccaagggcccatctagtccagcatcctgggaaGGAGCCAAGCCAGGTGCCCCCTCCTGCCAGCAGCCTGTACCACTTACCTGCATCTTGAGGGAGGATGCAGAGATGGTGGGCGATGGGGGGAATGCCAGGTCTGCAATCTCCAACTCTGGATCCAAGACCTGCACAGAGAAACAAGGGCAAGGGCTCAGCCTccagccacacacccctccttcccctgccccccctgcaagcccaagagcagaatcactctccccccctctctaaTTACTTGGAGAATCAGTTCCCAGGcttcatgacagatggtcatctgtcgtggatgcttgaccctcgggatcctttccaac encodes:
- the SBF1 gene encoding myotubularin-related protein 5 isoform X2; this encodes MSRGTLAPHAALARLAMARLADYFVVVSFAHGKRGSGDGQGQILQRFPEKDWEDNPFPQGIELFCQPSGWQLFSERNPPTFFIAVLTDINSERHYCACFTFWEAIESSQLQNHLRNEEEEEGEVAALIQPAQLFAPKSLVLVSRLDHAEVFRNCLGLVYTIFVDGLNTSLETVIGSLLTCTIPITGGAQRTISLGAGDRQVIQTPINDSLPISNCSVALLFRQLGITNVLCLFCAALTEHKILFLSSSYQRLTDACRALLALLFPLKYSFTYVPILPAQLLEVLTTPTPFIIGVSSIFQAETQELLDVIIADLDGGTVTVPECIHISLLPEPLLHQTREALSMVLDPELEIADLAFPPSPTISASSLKMQDKEIRAVFLRLFAQLLQGYRWCLHIIRIHPEPVIRFHKAAFLGQRGLVEDDFLPKVLEGMAFAGFVTERGPPYREIDLFDELVANEAKRMQADEGSQARVRRHIKELAEHLYKNENPYPAVTMHKVQKPTEGCHLRLHQRPFPRLDEGTIQWIVDQATAKLQTAPPLVKAEKKCMVPSGPPLGAIMDRNGIILANSARRLEVVRNCISYVFESKMLEAKKLLPAVLRAMKSRAARHCLTQELNLHVQQNRAVLDHQQFDFIVRMMNCCLQDCSASDEHGVAAALLPLVTAFCRKLSPGITQFAYSCVQEHLVWTNIQFWEAMFYSDVQNHIRALYLEGIEDEGENHVEKANEEGPSQEEKSALEIAAEQCRLWPTVSREKQQELIQKEESTVFSQAIHYANRMSYLLLPLDTSKNRLLRGSGLGDAESVSNSFITNSIAGSVADSYDTESGFEEAESSDVANYVVRFINRFVDKVCTESGVTNEHLKGLHVMIPDIVQMHIETLDAVQRESKRLPPIQKPKLLRPSLLMGEESVMEGLRVYLMPDGREEASGGAGGGPPLLPAEGAIFLTTYRVIFKGTPTDPLVGEQVVVRSFPIASLTKEEKITVQAQVDQFITEGCAQLQLRSCTFQLLRIAFDEEVASESAETFRKHLNKLRYPQQASDTFAFTVGHLSKAALQPKVKEKNPSLRTISRNLVKNAKRTIGRQYVTRKKYTPPPWEARGNQQHFLEDNEDEISVSEEVDRSTLTPSTTIRPSDKMTMSHLVERACCRDYQRLGLGTLSNSLTRSKNEPFRISTVNRMYAICRSYPGLLIVPQSIQDNAIQRISRCYRQNRFPVVCWRNSRTKAVLLRSGGLHGKGMAGLFKSQNAPATGPSQADSTSLEQEKYLQAVINSMPHYADSGGRNTLSGFTSAHMSSSDSSEKRQPRLGSLMKQVMGGKDEGPLSRGGKWGSIRASGRMSSYALNMEVGSRLAGKELLSTQANGAPSEVSFLRQHRASLYIIGDKSQLRGVKPDPLQHWEVVPIEVFDARQVKTSFKKLMKACVPGNPSAEPGQTYLRSLEESEWLIQIHKILQISVLVVELLDTGSSVLVSLEDGWDITTQVVSLVQLLSDPYYRTMEGFRLLVEKEWLSFGHRFSHRGAQTLASQSSGFTPIFLQFLDCVHQIHLQFPMEFEFSQYYLKFLSYHSVSSRFRTFLLDSDYERLELGLLYEEKGERKGPQLFRSVWDYLDRLNKKTPAFFNYMYAPEDGEVLRPYSNVSNLKVWDYYTQETLSEGPSYDWELVQSQADPVEEAAQPDTSAPQSRRKIVWPCYDNRSRTEPDAISRLLEELQNLEMELGQVPERWKDLWDKAKASQRSEVPAEPSGRVAAGSLLMASSLSHQRRSFGVYLQESGRGSSTLNLSLDSDSSSASTPSSGKQGGRRSTSTLYSQFQTAESENRSYEGTLYKKGAFMKPWKPRWFVLDKTKHQLRYYDSRLDLECKGVIDLAEVESITPGTPTMGAPKMVEEKAFFDVKTTKRVYYFCAQDVQLAQQWIDRIQSCLSDA